Below is a window of Thermofilaceae archaeon DNA.
AAAGCCCTCGTCTACCTAGGCGTAGAAGCCCTCGAGCTGGGTTTGGTAGACCGGCTCGGCTCGCTGGAGCAGGCAGTCGAGGAGGCGGCCAGGAGAGCCGGGTTGCTCAGGTACAGCGTGGTTGAGCTCCAGCTGACCGGTGCTTCTAAGGGCCTCTCCTACGCATGGTGGAACGTGACGGTCAGCCTCCTGGAGAGCCTGCACCCGCCCCCCGCCCTCTACTACGTCTACCTACCGGCCACTCAGCTGCAAGCGACAACGCTGGCTTCAGCCGGCCCCGTGACCGGCGGCGGTAGCGCGATCATCGACCTATCCCACGGCAATCTAGCGTCCTGGTGGAGTCTTAACGCTCTGCTAGCCGAGCTCGCCCTAAGGAACGTCACCTTCGGCTTCTACGACACCTGGGACAGGGTGGTGAAGGGGCTGGAGAACGCCACCTGCCTGATCGTAGCAACTCCGACGAGGCCCTACAGCGAGGATGAGGTCAAGAGGGTGGAGGAGTTCGTCAGGAGGGGCGGCGTCCTCCTGCTCATCTACGACCCAGCCTACGAGTTCCTGGGCCCCGAGGCCCTCAGGAACTTCGTGGTAGCCCCGATCAACTCGCTAGCCTCAAGGTTCGGCGTAACGTTCGCCTACGGCTACCTCTACAGCCTTGAGGAGTACTACGGCATCTACCGGAACGTGTACGTCAGGTCCTTCGCCAACATCACCCTCTTCAGGGGTGTGGGAGAGCTCGTCCTCTTCACCGCCGCGCCTTTGAGGAGCAACAGCGCTGTGGCCTGGGCCAACAACACCCACTCGACGGCCGCCGAGAAGCCCGGCAACTACCCCGTCGTCGCGCTCGTTAGGTGGGGCAACGGGACGGTGGTCGCAATCGGCGACACGACGATCTTCATGGAGCCCTACTGCCACGTCTCCGACAACTACAAGTTCGTGTCCAACCTGGCCGAGCTCATCGCCAACGCGACTCTAGCCCCCGCTCCGAGGCCAGACGGGTTTCGAATCGAAAGGCCGAACCTCCCCGTAGGCACCGTGAAGGTGTTCAGAGTCGATGAGGATGGGGAGGTTTACGAACTCCGCTGGACAAGGGTGAGCGAGGGGGAGGTTGTCGTAGAAACCCCCTACTACACGACCGTCTACATCTACGAGGGCGGCAGCCTGAAGGGGTGGAGGTCCGATGGGGTGGAGTGCGTATACGATC
It encodes the following:
- a CDS encoding S49 family peptidase, coding for MGALKVRHALAAAIVVSILAASVFVVQQRLTGVVAVVRVSGYILTSGDADYYTALLRRAYNNDSVKAVVLVIDSFGGSADYVEQVYYSVKQLKTRKPVVALAVNALSGGYYIAVAADYIFAHSTSLIGSIGVIATAPPLLIPSEYVLETGPYKHTGFSRLHFFSNLSRALDSFVSAVEEGRGQRLRATREELKKALVYLGVEALELGLVDRLGSLEQAVEEAARRAGLLRYSVVELQLTGASKGLSYAWWNVTVSLLESLHPPPALYYVYLPATQLQATTLASAGPVTGGGSAIIDLSHGNLASWWSLNALLAELALRNVTFGFYDTWDRVVKGLENATCLIVATPTRPYSEDEVKRVEEFVRRGGVLLLIYDPAYEFLGPEALRNFVVAPINSLASRFGVTFAYGYLYSLEEYYGIYRNVYVRSFANITLFRGVGELVLFTAAPLRSNSAVAWANNTHSTAAEKPGNYPVVALVRWGNGTVVAIGDTTIFMEPYCHVSDNYKFVSNLAELIANATLAPAPRPDGFRIERPNLPVGTVKVFRVDEDGEVYELRWTRVSEGEVVVETPYYTTVYIYEGGSLKGWRSDGVECVYDQPLPEPPFPLTEGKSWSYSTGFTLTMNDARYRGWLTGRETVEGFESVKALDGRTYFCARVSIELTERLTSGGVTVITTTRGYYWLSSEAGTVKQSTTTSRSYSGYEAGTSSRELILKELRRP